The Streptomyces sp. SS1-1 genome has a segment encoding these proteins:
- the rpmD gene encoding 50S ribosomal protein L30, whose translation MAQLKITQVKSYIGSKQNHRDTLRSLGLKGINTQVVKEDRPEFRGMVHTVRHLVTVEEVD comes from the coding sequence ATGGCGCAGCTGAAGATTACGCAGGTCAAGTCCTACATCGGCAGCAAGCAGAACCACCGTGACACCCTGCGCTCCCTTGGTCTCAAGGGCATCAACACGCAGGTCGTCAAGGAGGATCGTCCCGAGTTCCGCGGCATGGTGCACACCGTCCGCCACCTCGTGACGGTCGAGGAGGTCGACTGA
- the rplO gene encoding 50S ribosomal protein L15, producing the protein MAEQNPLKIHNLRPAPGAKTAKTRVGRGEASKGKTAGRGTKGTKARYQVPERFEGGQMPLHMRLPKLKGFKNPFKTEYQVVNLDKLASLYPEGGEVTVADLVEKGAVRKNSLVKVLGQGEISVALQVTVDAVSGSAKEKITAAGGSVTELV; encoded by the coding sequence ATGGCGGAGCAGAACCCGCTCAAGATCCACAACCTCCGTCCCGCCCCGGGCGCCAAGACCGCGAAGACCCGTGTCGGTCGTGGTGAGGCGTCGAAGGGTAAGACGGCCGGTCGTGGTACCAAGGGCACGAAGGCCCGTTACCAGGTTCCGGAGCGCTTCGAGGGTGGCCAGATGCCCCTCCACATGCGTCTCCCGAAGCTGAAGGGCTTCAAGAACCCGTTCAAGACCGAGTACCAGGTCGTCAACCTGGACAAGCTCGCCTCCCTCTACCCCGAGGGCGGCGAGGTCACGGTCGCCGATCTGGTCGAGAAGGGCGCTGTTCGCAAGAACAGCCTCGTCAAGGTCCTCGGCCAGGGCGAGATCTCCGTGGCGCTGCAGGTGACGGTCGACGCCGTCTCCGGCTCCGCCAAGGAGAAGATCACCGCCGCCGGCGGCAGCGTCACCGAGCTCGTCTGA